In Planctobacterium marinum, the DNA window GCAAATACAGAGACAGATAAAAAATCCCGATACTCACGAGGTAAAAAGCCAAATAGCAAACCGTGATGCCAACCAAGCACAGGGACAGGCAAAAAGTCGAGATACCAATGAGATTCAAGGTCAAACGACAAACCATGGCACTAATCAGTCACCACTGGAGATCAAAACCAAGTTAAGTAATTCAGCCCAGCAAATTCTTCAAACCCTGAAAGCACTTGGCGCTGGCGGTAGCAATGAATTACAGAAAACCATTTTCAACAACATTGAAAAGCTGCTCAACACGGACAACAGTAAAACTAATAGTCCACTGACTTCTGTTCAGGGCCCAACAAAAGTCAATGAGGTCTTCCAAGCAATGAGGACTTTAGTGGAGCATACTAATAAATCAGGTGAGGCAGACCTCAAGAACTTAATCAGCGCCATCGGGGAAATCAATAAAAGCCCAAATATAGCTGAAGGTCTGAAATCTCATATCAATAACATGGTTGCTGTGCCAAACGTTGATAAAAATGTCTCATCGCTGCCAGAGCCGACTAGTATAAAGCACTTACTCCAAACTCCAGCCTTACCTGTTACCCCTTTGAGTCTGGTTTCAGCACCTAGCGGAGGTATGGTTGCAGGACTGATCAACCTGTTACAGGTTTCCCTCGCAGCTCGACTGAACAGAACGAATAGCGATCTCAATGAGAAAATTTCCTCAACCTTGAGTCAGTTAATATCGGCGCCTGTAAAAAGTCCTGCGCAGCAAAAATCCGGAAGTGCAGGCCTGAAAGATCTGTCTCAGCTTGAACAAAAGCACAATCTTGTAAAACTTTTAGGCGACCTGATCAACCAGCACTCAAAGCAAAAACTGCAAAATGCTGAACGTACCTTACAAGGTCAAGAAAACTTTTACTACGTACTACCTTTCAGACAAAGTGAGCATCACTCCCCACCCGAGCTATTAATAAGCCGTGAAAAGCCTGATGAACAAGAAGCTACTAGCGATAAAGGTGAAGCGCGGGCATGGCTGCTAACGATGAAACTATCGATAGGCGATTTGGGGGAATTGTTGACCAAAACCAAAGTCAACGATGAAGCGCTCCACGTCGATTGTTATACCTCAAATGAGGAATTAAAAAACAAAGTACTAGAGCACCTTCCTTTGCTTAAAAAGCGATTTGACAGCCTCGGACTTAATCTTGAAATTGGCCGCTGCGAGCGTGGCAATATTCCGGAGCACCTGTCCAATAACCCATATCAAATTTTACAGACCAGTGCTTAGGTTATGAAAGATAAAACTCAGCCTTCAAATAAACGTGCTGTTGGATTAAAGTACGATGGCAACAACGCACCAGAAGTCGTGGCTAAGGGCTTTGGCGCGCTTGCAGAAGAAATTATTAATCTAGCAAAAGACAGTGGGGTATTGGTGCACGAGGACCCGTATCTTAGTGAACTGCTAGCTCGCATGGATTTAGGCCAGGAAATACCAGAGAACCTTTATCATGTTATCGCTGAACTGATTGCTTTTTCGTATGTTCTACAAGGAAAAGTGCCTGATAACTGGCGTCCAAAACCCGGACAGTTGAAAACAAAGGTTTAGTTTCATCCAACGGGCTCCCCCCCAATTTTTTGAAATTTTGGCTGTCGCCTGTTCCTTGAAATTATGCTCATAAATTCATACAGTTAACGTGTTTTACCAATAAGTTAAGGCACTCAAGATAAGTGTGCTAGCGAAGTCTAACATTAAAGTGAATACCCCCCATCCCCCTCATGAAGCGCCATTGAAAAGCGTTAGCCAAGTTGGGGAGATTTTCAATAGTTTAAACGTTAGCCGGAGAGTCTTTTTCTTTCGCATACGGTTTCTTTTTGGCAAATAGACAAATTCATCGGGAATGAATATGGGCAGCTTTAGCAGTATTCAGGGAAATACAACAATGTATTTCACAAATGGAATGATGGGCCAAAAGGTTTGGGGTCAGAAAGGCTATGGGTGGCTTCTGTCAGGCCACATTGAAGTTAAAAAGATATGGGGATTCTTTAGGCTTTATCGCTGCACTAGCTTTTGGCGTGTAAGCTCATTACCAATTCGGCTTCCGCCCTGGGTAGATCACATTCCTGCATTATCTCTTCAACTGAGGCTCCAGAGGCGACCAGCTTACTAGCCTTAGTATATAAACGAGAGGTAGGGTCCTGACTTTCTAATCCTTGCACTTTAATCTCGATTTGCTGCAGTTGCTGCTTTAGAGCGTTCACCTCTGACTGGGTGACCATATCCTCAGGTGGTGGTTTAGCATCCAGCAAAGTCAGTTTCTGAGACATTCCTTGAGTAACCATTTTAAGTTCGTTGAGTAATTCGTTATGTTGTTTGAACCCGCTTTTTAATGACTCTATAGCCGTATTAGATTGCTCAATTACGGCAAGCTTCAACATGACTTCCCGTAACCGCAATACCAATATTAACAGCACAACCATACTAACAAGCAAAGCAACAGAGCCCAAGTTCAAGGCTTTATCGTCCATCAATAAATCCATAGTGGCTCCTCTAATGAATCACATAGCGCAATAATTGCTGCAAGGCTAATCCCGATTATACGGGTCATTAAACCTAACTATATCATCCTCGGCTAAATATGCTCCACTTTGCACTTCGATAACTTTTAAAGGCAGTTTACCGGGGTTTTTTAACTGATGTTTTTCCCCCACCGGAATATAAATAGATTCATTTTCAGTGAGTATATGTTGCGTATCCCCCACTACAACTTCAGCGGTACCCTCTACGATAATCCAATGTTCAGCTCTGTGATGATGCAGCTGCATGGACAAAGATGCACCTGGTTTCACTGAGAGCTGCTTCACCTGATATCGTTCACCACTTTTAATGGAATCAAAGCTCCCCCAAGGGCGGTGAACACTGCGATGATGTAAACGCTCACTACGCGACTGCTGTTCAAGCTGAGCCACAATAGTCTTAACTTCCTGAGATTGTTTTTTATCAATGATCAATAAAGAATCGTCGGTATCAACGACCAATAAGTCATCAATTCCAACCACGGCGGTAAGCTTTTCTTTTGAGTGAATAAAACACCCGGTTGATTGACAGGCCAATACATCCCCTATCAATACATTTTGATGGGCATCTTTGGGTGACTCTTGCCAAATTGATTCCCAACTTCCGATGTCACTCCATCCAACATTCAGAGCAATGGATACTACATTATCGGATTTTTCCATTAGAGCATAATCTATAGAAATGTTTTTACACTTAGAAAACTCAGTCTTGTTCAGCCGAATAAAATCAAGATCTTGCTTAGCTTGAAGTAAAGCGTTCTGGCAATTTTCCACCAATTCTGGCTCTGTAAGCTTCAACTCATGAAGTAAAGTATTGGCGCTAAACATAAACATTCCACTATTCCAAAGATAGTGACCCGCTTTGATATATTCGCAAGCAACTTGATATTCAGGTTTTTCAACAAACTGCTTTACCACGTGGCTTTCACCCACTTTTTGCTCATCAAGGTTTATATAGCCATAGCCAGTTTCCGGTTTATCAGGACGCACACCAAAGGTGACAAGTTTCCCCTGCGCGCACACTTCAACACCATCTTTTAAAGCGGAAACAAATGCCGTTTCGTCAGATACTAAATGATCAGCAGGAAAAACAGCGATTATCGCATCGTCTGCAACATTTTTGGCAAAGTGAGCAGCTATCGCAATCGCAGCAGCGGTATTTTTTGCGACAGGCTCCAGAATTATTGCTGCGGGGGTTATACCAATGGATGTTAATTGCTCAGCAACGATAAATCGATGTTCCTCACTGCATACTACAATGGGTGCGCCGAAAGCCTGTGTCCTCAAAGCAGACATTTGCAACATGGTTTTGCCGGAGCCCGTCAAATCAATAAATTGCTTTGGGTAGTGCTTACGAGACATTGGCCATAGTCTGGTACCGGCACCACCTGATAAAATCACGGGAATAATAGAAGTCGTCAATTTTCTTCCTTAATTGAATTTGATTAAGCTAGTCAATTCTTTAGTTTTACTCTCTAGAAGACTGCTATCTCCTCGAGTTTCAATATTGAGCCGCAATAAAGGCTCCGTCGCTGAGCTTCTCAAGTTAAAGCGCCAACGTTCAAATTGCATACTTAAACCATCAAAATAATCAATTTGATGAGCACTTTTTTCATAATAACGTTGTACTCGCTGAAGAGTGTCACCACTATTACTAACTCGAAAGTTAAGCTCGCCTGATGATGGAAATTGTGTCTGCATGACTGATACAATCTCTGAGATTTTCTGATCCCTCTCGCTCAGCAATTTTACTACCAATAACCAAGGTATCATTCCGCTATCACAGTATGCAAAGCTCTTGAAATAGTGATGCGCTGACATTTCACCGCCATAAATGGCATCACAACTTCTCATCTTGGCTTTGATCAGCGCATGACCTGTCTGAGACTTTACCACCTCCCCATGGCAGCGTTCCACTATATGAGCAGTATTCCAAAAAACGCGGGGATCATGCACCACCTTCTGGCCGGGATTATCTGCTAAAAATGATTGTGCTAACAAGCCTACAATATAATAGCCATCGATGAACCTGCCATTTTCGTCAAACAAAAAACAACGATCAAAGTCACCATCCCAAGCAATCCCCATATCTGCACGGCTTTCCTTTACGGCGTTAGCTGTTTTCCAGCGGTCTTCCGGTAATAATGGATTAGGAATTCCATTTGGAAACTCTGAATCTGGCTCATAAAAAATTTTAACAAATGTTATAGGCACTTGAAGCGCCAAAAATCGCTGTTCAATTGCATCTATAACTCGCCCAGCGACTCCATTTCCTGGGTTTACTACCAGACGCAAAGGTTTTATGTTTTCTGTTGCAATATGAGAAAGCAAGCAATCTACATAAGCATTCATGTGATCAAAAGTGCGGTACCTACCGCCTTTTTGATGCATCTGTGGTTGACCATTTATTGTCTGTTGTTTTATTTGTTCAAACTCCGACTCGGAAAAAGGTTTGGAATCTTTTCCCACGAACTTGATGCCATTGAATTCAATTGGATTATGTGAAGCGGTTATTTCCACTCCAACGTCACAGTTTAGATGCTGGCAAGCAAAATAAATTTCTTCAGTACCTGTCTGACCTAAATCCATAACATCAACGCCACTTGCTAATAAGCCATCTATCATGGCTTTTTTTAGCCTTGGTGAGGAGGCTCTGGCATCGCAACCAACGACAGCTGTTTGGGCATGTGTCACAGCAGCTAAAGCTGCGCCTATTCGTTTGCTGATATCCTCAGTTAGCTCAATATCAACAACCCCGCGAACATCGTATTTTTTAAAACAATTCACCCATTTTCCTTAAAAAAAAGGCCGTCTCATGGACGGCCCGTTTATCATTTCATTGCTTAAAGTTTTGAGAGTTCGTCCCACTCATCATCAGTGAGTAACTTATTAAGATCCACAAGAATAAGCAACTCGCCGTCGCGATTAGACACACCTTGAATAAATTTAGCACTCTCTTCTGTACCAACATTGGGTGCGCTGTCGATTTCTGAAGAACGCAGATAAACAACCTCGGCGACACTATCAACAAGAATACCTACCACTTGTTCATCAGACTCAATAATAACAATTCGCGTATTATCAGTAATATCTGTTGGCGGTAAACCAAATCTCGCTCTGGTATCAATCACCGTTACAACGTTACCGCGAAGATTGATGATGCCCAATACGTAGTCTGGTGCACCCGGTACCGGAGCAATCTCGGTGTAACGCAATACTTCTTGCACCTGCATTACGTTGATACCGTACGTTTCATCACCTAAACGATAGGTTACCCATTGTAGTACCTCGTCGTTTTGATCTTCTGCTATATTTGAACTTCTTTCATCACTCATATGAGGTGCTCCAGTATAAGCGCTCTTTAACTATTAATCGTTGCTACCAAGCCCGCGATCAAGCATCTTAATTAATTGCTTAACATCGAGCATAGCACACATTTTTTCTTTAACCATGCCAGCGAGCCATGGGCGTTTACCGCCAACATCTCGCCATTTAACATCTTCTGATTGCAAGGAAACGGTATTTACCAGCTCTTCGCAAGCTAAACCCCAACCGCTGTCGCCTAACATAATAAGATATTGATATTTTATGGAATCTTCCAGTATTTCATTACATTTTTCTGGCATTACCCATTTAGCTGTATCGACCACATTAAGTTTTTCTTCACGATAAAGCATCACGCCCATAAACCAATTGGGCTTCCCGAAAAGTGGCCCGGGCTTTTCAAGGTTATGAATACCTCCCAACTCAGTGAGCGGCACCGCCAAGGTCAATCCTGCAACATTAAAAAATAACGCTTGAAAGTTGCCACTTATCACTCTGTCGTTAATAACACCAACGCCATCACCTCCCCCCTGCTCAGTTTGAGGGGCGACCTCTACTTCTGGCACGGACTCAGGTACCTGCACGACAGGTTCTGAAGGTACAGGAACAGGTGTAGGCTTAACTACTGGAGGCGGACTCTCAACAGGTGTTGGAATTTCTACTTTAGGAATGTCGGGCTTGACCCCTTCCAATAGCCTCGCAACAGCCTGGTTTTGCACGGTATCTTCTGCGGGCTCTTGCTCTTCAGTCAACAAAGCCGACAGATATTCTTCCATCACATCTTCATTTGCAAAAGACCCACTCATCGGGACGGCTCCATAGATTCAACGTAACTCAATAAACTATTATACGCGAATACTCCGCGAGATTTAGGACAAAAAACCGAAGGCGGTGTTTGCGCCTGGCTGGCTTCCCTAAATCGGGTATCCACCGGGATAACGCTTGACCATACAGATGTACCATAAGTGGCCCTTAGCTTTTTATAGGCATCCAGCGCGGCATTAGTACGCTTGTCATACATGGTCGGCACGATAGTATGATTAAATTTGGTGTTCTGAGATTTTTCCATTATCTCTAAGGTATGCATCATTCGATCTAAGCCTTTAAGGGCCAAAAACTCAGTCTGAACCGGCACCAAAATACGACTACAAGCTGCCAATGCGTTTACCATTAACACGCCCAATACCGGGGGGCAATCAATTAAGGCAAAATCAAATTCGTCTTTTAAGAGACGCAATGCTTTTTTTAAAATAAGCCCCATTCCCCCCTGAGAACCCATTCTTCTATCCAGAGTAGCAAGTGCCATCGTAGCCGGTAGGATAAACAAGGAGTCCAGTTTTGTAGGGCATAAGCAATCTAATACTTTATCTTTAGTCAGGTTTTTACCTGACATGAAAACATCATAAACACTCGCACCTAACTCTTCTGAGTCTATACCAAAATAGTAACTCAATGATGCATGCGGATCGGTGTCCACCAAAATCACGCGTTCACCACGTTGTGCCAACAGTCCGCCAAGGGTCACTGTTGTTGTCGTTTTCCCAACACCACCTTTTTGATTTGCTACCGTCCAGATGATCACAGCATTCGGCTCTTAGTTAACATAAAACTCAGATTATTTATTTGGCTTATTATCACCGATTTACATCTCTTTCTGAATCATTTCGGCAAATTCAGACAGCGGAATACTTTTTTCGGCGATGTTTTCACTGGCAACAGCCTGCGGCATACCGTAGACCACGCTGGATTTTTCATCTTGGGCCCAAATAGTGGCTCCATGAGATTTTAGTTTTTTGCACCCCTCTTTACCGTCAGCTCCCATGCCAGTAAGGATGATGCCTAACACATCTCCGCCATAAAGCCGAGCTACCGACGAGAAGGTAAGGTCAACACTGGGCTTATAAGTCACTAACTCACTGTTGTGCACGTCCGTTATGGTTATTGAAGCGCGAGAAGCCGTGCCTTCCACTAACATTTGCCGCCCCCCCGGCGCAAGGTAAGCTACCCCCGGTGAAAGTACATCACCATCTTGCGCTTCTTTTACTCGTATTTCACAAACGTTGTTTAATCGTTCCGCAAACGCTGAGGTAAATGTCCCCGGCATGTGCTGTACTAACAATATCGGATAGGGAAAACCACCTCGAAATTTTGTCAGTATCGTTTGCAGTGCTACAGGCCCCCCGGTTGAAGTGCCGATAACCAATATCTTGTATCGTTTACCTGACGACCTAAATGAAGTCAGAGGTTTTATTGGTGCGGCGGATTCCCTAAGGTTTGTGCCAGAAGACTCTCTTCTCTGTCTCAAAAAAGTGGTCGCTGTACTGCCACCCAGATTCGAAGAAACTGAACTTGCGCGGTAAGGACGCATGCCGATCTTTCTCGCACCGAGGGTTTTCACTCGTTGCTGCAACAGCTCTACTGCTTCTTTCCGGTCTCGTGCAATATCTTCAAAGCGCTTGGGTAGAAAGTCCATCGCCCCAGCATCGAGAGCATCCAGTGTTGCCTGTGCACCCTCATAAGTTAGCGAGGAAAACATAATAACCGGAACAGGATTACTGCGCATGATCTCTTTTACAGCGCTGATGCCATCCATTACTGGCATTTCAATATCCATGGTAACAACGTCGGGGTTAAAGCGTTTGACTGCTTCAATCGCCTCCTTGCCATTGCGGGCATCGCCCACAACTTCAAGATCTGGGGATTGATTTAGTATTTCCGCAACACGCCGCCGAAAAAAAGTAGAATCGTCAACAACCAGAACTTTATAAGGCATTTCGGATATTCATTATTTTATACGATTACCTACTTAAGCGCTTTTTTTGCGTAGCGTTTTAACAAGCTGGGAATATCCAAAATCAACGCTATACCACCGTCGCTGGTAATAGTTGCACCAGCCATACCCGGAGTTCCCTGTAACAGCGCATCAAGTGGCTTTATCACTACTTCTTCCTGCCCAATTAGAGCATCCACCACAAACCCCACTTGCTGAGTCCCAATTTGTACCACAACAACATGACCCGAGGCTTTGTCAATCTCGCCCGGTATACGTCGCAACCACTCTCTTAAGTAAAACAATGGGATAGCCTTAGAGCGCACTATCATGGTGAGCTGACTATCAACCGTGTTGGTCTTACTCAAATCCATATTAATTATTTCATTCACTGAAGACAGCGGAAGCGCAAACGTTTGACCACCGACAATAATCATTAAGGTTGGCAAAATAGCCAACGTTAAAGGAACCTTGATCTCAAGTCTTGTTCCTTTACCTAGTTCAGAGTCAATGCTGACGGAGCCGTTAAGCTGGTTAATTTTGGTTTTCACCACATCCATGCCTACACCACGACCAGAAATATCCGAGATCTCTGTTTTGGTAGAAAAACCAGGCGCAAATATCAGGTTGAAAGCCTCGACATCCGACATCCTTGCTGCCGCATCAGCATCTAATACACCGCGACTAATAGCGATATCTTTCAGCTTATCTGGGTCCATGCCTTTACCATCGTCGTCGATGGTTAATAATATGTGGTCGCCTTCTTGCGATGCAGCTAATGTCACCGTGCCGCGGGCTGGCTTTCCGGCAGCAACACGATCGTCCGGCATTTCAATGCCGTGATCTACTGAATTTCTTACCAAGTGAACCAATGGATCGGCCAGAGCCTCTACCAGGTTTTTATCAAGATCGGTCTCTTCTCCTTTGAGCTCCAGAGCGATATCTTTTTTCAAGCTTCGAGCCAAATCACGCACTACTCGAGGGAAACGTCCAAACACCTTTTTGATAGGCTGCATACGGGTTTTCATCACCGCACCCTGCAAATCGCCGGTTACCACATCAAGGTTTGCGATAGCTTTGGACATGTTTTCGTCATTTAAGTTAATACCCAAACTCAATAGACGATTGCGCACCAAAACCAACTCACCTACCATGTTCATAATTTGATCGAGGCGCTTGGTATCTACACGCACCGTAGTTTCTGCTGGTGGCGCTGCAGCTGCAGCTTTCTTGTCGTCTTTTTTAGCTGGGGCAGCAGCTTTTGGCGCAGGCGCTGGGGCAGCCTTAGGTGCTGGAGCAGGCGCAGCTTTGGGGGCTGGAGCAGGCGCAGCAGCTTTAGGAGCCGGTGCTGGTGCAGCGGCTTTAGGTGCCGGAGCTGGAGCCTGTGCGCTTGCTTTGCCGGGTCCTTGTCCTGAACCGTGTAATTGATCCAAAAGAGCTTCAAACTCTTCGTCAGTAATATCTTCATCGTCACCTGAGGCCGCTGGCGCGGGGGCAGGTGTTGGTGCGGGAGCTGGAGCTGGGGTAGATGCTGCTTCTGCTTCTCCCGCAAATTTACCTTTGCCGTGCAACTGATCCAGCAAAGCTTCAAATTCCTCGTCGGTGATATCTTCGTCACCACTTGCAGACGAAGCGGCCGGTGCTGTCGGCGCTGGAGCGTTCTCTACCTTACCAGGGGCGCCACCGGAACCATGCAGTTCATCGAGAAGTTGTTCAAATTCGTCTTCAGAAATCTCATCGACACCACCATCATCTGACGAAGTAATGCTATCAGCATCGAAATCGAAAAATTCATCATCATCATCATCGTCCGCTGCTACCGGAGTTGGTGCAGGTTCTGGAGCAGCCGCTGCTGGGGTCGATGTTAGGGTGGCATTCGCAGGCGCTTCATCAGCGGTTTCGGGCTGACTCAAACGGTGTAAAGTGTCTAATAAAGCTTGATCTGCGGCTTGCAATGGTTCTCGCGCTTTTACCAGCTCGAACATCTCCACAACGACATCTGTGGCTTGTAGAATGACGTCCATTAACTCTGGCGTTAAGCTACGTTGGCCATTACGCATGATATCAAATACGTTTTCAGCACCGTGACAGATGTCAACAAGCTCAGTTAACGACAGGAACCCTGCCCCACCTTTTACTGTGTGATAGCCCCTGAAAATTGCATTAAGCAAGTCAGAATCTTCAGGATTATTTTCCAGATCAACGAGTTGCTCTTGTAATTGTTCCAGAATTTCTCCGGCTTCCACCAGGAAGTCCTGAAGTATATCCTCGTCAACATCAAACGACATGCATTAACTCCACATTAAAAACCTAAGCTTGAAAGCAAATCATCAACGTCATCTTGTCCCTGGACAACATCGTCTCTGTTTTCGGCATCAATGATTGGCCCCTCTGCTTCACTGGCTCCCACTTTCTTGGGTTTGCTCGTTTCGTCCACAACCTTTTTCAGTTCAGATTCTGGTTCACCGAACACAGTAAGCATGTTAACCAAGCTATCTTCAACTTCTTTAACCAGTTGAATTACTCTACGTATCACCTGGCCAGTTAGATCCTGATAGCCCTGCGCCATGAGAACCTCAGTTAATAAATCGTTCAATTGCGAAGAATCTTTACTGGCTTGTTCCAAAAAACTGTCAAGTTCGTGGCATAGAGACTTAAATTCACCCAATTCCAGTTGACGCGTCATCAACTTTTTCCACTCGGGGAGGATATGACCGATGCTGCTATTGATCTTTTCGGCGATCGGCATACTTGACTCAACAGCATCCATTGTGCGGTTGGCAGCTTGCTCCGTCGTTTCGATCACATAATTCAGGCGAGTTTGTGCATCAGGAATATCTTCATTGGCAAGATCCACAATCCTCGAATCAATGTTGAAGGTATTGAGTGAATCATGAAGCTGTCTGGTAAGCTTACCGACCTCGGCAAACAACTCCATAGAATCCTGTATTTTACTGGCTTCTAGCAGTGCCCTTGCCGCTTCATTGTCCCCTTGCTCCAAAAACGCCACAAGTTGTTTGGCATCTTTAAGCGATATGGGAGAGCTCTTATCATTAGTCATTTCAGCTCCTTTTTACTATCAGGACTGTCCTGAACTAACCAAGACGCTCAAAAATTTTGTCGAGCTTTTCTTTGAGAGTTGCAGCAGTAAAAGGCTTAACAACGTAACCGTTTACACCTGCCTGCGCTGCCGCGACTATCTGTTCTTTTTTGGCTTCAGCAGTAACCATCAATACTGGTGTGTGTTTCAGCTTGTCGTCAGCTCGAATTGCGCGAAGCAAATCGATACCTTGCATGCCTGGCATATTCCAGTCAGTTACCACAAAATCAAAATCACCTTGTTGCAACATCGGCAGAGCAGTACTACCGTCGTCAGCTTCCTGAACGTTGGTAAAACCAAGGTCTTTCAACAAGTTTTTGATTATTCGTCTCATTGTAGAAAAGTCATCAACAACGAGAATTTTCATGTTTTTATCCAAAACTGCCTCCAGTGAGGATTCGATCAAATTTTATTATTATACGCTATCCAGCTTGCCATGCCTGCATTCTGGACTTTAATCTTAGCATAGCCTGACTATGAATTTGACTCACTCTGGATTCGCTAACATCCAGTACTTCGCCAATTTCTCTTAGATTCAGTTCTTCATCATAGTACAGAGACAATACAATTGCCTCTCGTTCCGGTAAAGTCGTTATGGCATTCGCTAAGGCTTTTTGAAAAGACCCTTCCATCAAATCATCAAAAGGGGTGTTTTCCCCCTTATTTTTGTCTGTTGTCAGGACATCTTCGGTAACGCCTAGATCCTCGATACCAATGATTTTTCCAGCATTCACTTCAGATAACATTTGGTGATAATCTGCCAGAGAAACTTGCATTTTTTCTGCGACGTCGACATCTTTAGCATCGCCACCAGTTTCCCGCTCTACCTCAGAAATCGCCTCAGCAATAGCGCGACCATTTTTATGAACAGAGCGCGGAGTCCAGTCACCTTTGCGAATTTCATCCAGCATCGCGCCACGGATACGAATACCTGCGAATGTTTCAAAACTGGCACCTTTGCTGCCATCAAAATTACGGGATGCCTCTAGTAGACCGATCATGCCGGCCTGAATAAGATCTTCGACTAATACACTCGCGGGTAACCGAGCCATTAGATGGTGAGCAATACGCTTGACAAGTGGGGCGTGCTTTTCCACTAGCAGCCTTTTATCGTCATGTTGTTTGTAAGCGTTTGCTTTACTGTTCACCCTTGATTACTCGCTGCCTGTCTATTCACTAGTTGTTCAATAAAAAATTCCAGATGACCACCGGGCTGAGCGGGGACCGGCCACGAAAGAGCTTGTTTGGCCAGGTGAGTTATGGCAAGTGCAGCTGGTGAGCCGGGGAATACATCGACAATAGCTTTCTGCTTACGCACCGCTTTGCGAATGTTCTCATCGTAAGGTACGGTTGCTACCAATTCCAAAGCTACATCGAGGAAGCGGTTGGTTACCTTAGACAGCTTGGCGAACAACTCTTGCCCTTCTCTGGGACTGCGCACCATATTGGCAACCACTTTAAATTTGAATACACCGTGATCACGATTAAGGATTTTCATCAGAGCGTAAGCGTCAGTAAGTGACGTAGGTTCGTTACACACCACTAGCATGATGTCTTGCGAAGCACGGGAAAAACTCAGAACCATATCTGAGATACCCGCTGCAGTATCCACAAGTAATACATCAATGGGAATTTTCAACTCACTGAAGGCTCGGATCAGACCAGCGTGTTCTGTAGGTGACAGCTCCGCCATATTTTTGGTGCCGGATGTGGCGGGGGCGATCAATATGCCGTGAGGACCTTCGATAAGGATATCTTCAAGACTACATTCTCCAGCAAGCACGTGAGAAATGTTCTTACCCACGCGCAACCCCAGCATTACATCGACATTAGCCAAGCCTAAGTCCGCGTCCAGTACCAAGACCTTTTTACCTAATTTGGCCATGGCAATCGCCGTATTTAGGGTTACATTGGTTTTTCCAACGCCCCCTTTACCACCGGTAACAGCAATTACTTTTGTTAAATTATTTCGGCTCATTTTTCTTAAACTACTCGCCTGGTCTTCAATCATACTGCCACTGCTGAATGAACTGTTTTCTGCTTAGCAGTATGCGGTAATTCGTATTTCTTATAAAGCTTCGCAGCTAAAG includes these proteins:
- a CDS encoding EscU/YscU/HrcU family type III secretion system export apparatus switch protein, encoding MKDKTQPSNKRAVGLKYDGNNAPEVVAKGFGALAEEIINLAKDSGVLVHEDPYLSELLARMDLGQEIPENLYHVIAELIAFSYVLQGKVPDNWRPKPGQLKTKV
- a CDS encoding DUF2802 domain-containing protein; amino-acid sequence: MDLLMDDKALNLGSVALLVSMVVLLILVLRLREVMLKLAVIEQSNTAIESLKSGFKQHNELLNELKMVTQGMSQKLTLLDAKPPPEDMVTQSEVNALKQQLQQIEIKVQGLESQDPTSRLYTKASKLVASGASVEEIMQECDLPRAEAELVMSLHAKS
- a CDS encoding mannose-1-phosphate guanylyltransferase/mannose-6-phosphate isomerase; the encoded protein is MTTSIIPVILSGGAGTRLWPMSRKHYPKQFIDLTGSGKTMLQMSALRTQAFGAPIVVCSEEHRFIVAEQLTSIGITPAAIILEPVAKNTAAAIAIAAHFAKNVADDAIIAVFPADHLVSDETAFVSALKDGVEVCAQGKLVTFGVRPDKPETGYGYINLDEQKVGESHVVKQFVEKPEYQVACEYIKAGHYLWNSGMFMFSANTLLHELKLTEPELVENCQNALLQAKQDLDFIRLNKTEFSKCKNISIDYALMEKSDNVVSIALNVGWSDIGSWESIWQESPKDAHQNVLIGDVLACQSTGCFIHSKEKLTAVVGIDDLLVVDTDDSLLIIDKKQSQEVKTIVAQLEQQSRSERLHHRSVHRPWGSFDSIKSGERYQVKQLSVKPGASLSMQLHHHRAEHWIIVEGTAEVVVGDTQHILTENESIYIPVGEKHQLKNPGKLPLKVIEVQSGAYLAEDDIVRFNDPYNRD
- a CDS encoding phosphomannomutase CpsG (capsular polysaccharide biosynthesis protein; catalyzes the formation of D-mannose 6-phosphate from alpha-D-mannose 1-phosphate); translated protein: MNCFKKYDVRGVVDIELTEDISKRIGAALAAVTHAQTAVVGCDARASSPRLKKAMIDGLLASGVDVMDLGQTGTEEIYFACQHLNCDVGVEITASHNPIEFNGIKFVGKDSKPFSESEFEQIKQQTINGQPQMHQKGGRYRTFDHMNAYVDCLLSHIATENIKPLRLVVNPGNGVAGRVIDAIEQRFLALQVPITFVKIFYEPDSEFPNGIPNPLLPEDRWKTANAVKESRADMGIAWDGDFDRCFLFDENGRFIDGYYIVGLLAQSFLADNPGQKVVHDPRVFWNTAHIVERCHGEVVKSQTGHALIKAKMRSCDAIYGGEMSAHHYFKSFAYCDSGMIPWLLVVKLLSERDQKISEIVSVMQTQFPSSGELNFRVSNSGDTLQRVQRYYEKSAHQIDYFDGLSMQFERWRFNLRSSATEPLLRLNIETRGDSSLLESKTKELTSLIKFN
- a CDS encoding chemotaxis protein CheW, with product MSDERSSNIAEDQNDEVLQWVTYRLGDETYGINVMQVQEVLRYTEIAPVPGAPDYVLGIINLRGNVVTVIDTRARFGLPPTDITDNTRIVIIESDEQVVGILVDSVAEVVYLRSSEIDSAPNVGTEESAKFIQGVSNRDGELLILVDLNKLLTDDEWDELSKL
- a CDS encoding chemotaxis protein CheW, encoding MSGSFANEDVMEEYLSALLTEEQEPAEDTVQNQAVARLLEGVKPDIPKVEIPTPVESPPPVVKPTPVPVPSEPVVQVPESVPEVEVAPQTEQGGGDGVGVINDRVISGNFQALFFNVAGLTLAVPLTELGGIHNLEKPGPLFGKPNWFMGVMLYREEKLNVVDTAKWVMPEKCNEILEDSIKYQYLIMLGDSGWGLACEELVNTVSLQSEDVKWRDVGGKRPWLAGMVKEKMCAMLDVKQLIKMLDRGLGSND